In one window of Gossypium hirsutum isolate 1008001.06 chromosome A01, Gossypium_hirsutum_v2.1, whole genome shotgun sequence DNA:
- the LOC107947209 gene encoding monooxygenase 2, with the protein MEIVEDVVIVGAGIAGLTTSLGLHRLGIRSLVLESSDELRITGFAFTTWSNAWKALDAVGIGDSLRRQHYLTPSILVASTFLDQPASEISYKGHEIRCLQRRLLLETLAKELPSDTIRFSSKVVSIEESGFFKRLHLSDGTILKTKVLIGCDGVNSVVAKWLGFGKPVFTGRSAIRGSANFKGGHGFGLKFRQFIGKGLRSGFLPCNDENVYWFLTWTPSTKDEELEDDPVKLKQFVMSKLQDIPNEMKSVVGKTELDAIASSPLRYRRPWELLWGSISKGNVCVAGDALHPMTPDLGQGGCAALEDGVVLARCIAEALLKPGGEENKGKIVDEEEEYKRIEMGLKNYAQERRWRSIDLVSTAFMVGYIQQNSGKIINFLRDKFLSRFLPGMLLRKASFDCGTLKY; encoded by the exons ATGGAAATAGTTGAAGACGTTGTGATTGTGGGAGCTGGAATTGCTGGTCTGACCACATCCTTGGGACTTCACAG GCTTGGAATTCGTAGTTTAGTATTGGAATCATCAGACGAGTTAAGGATCACCGGCTTTGCGTTCACGACATGGAGCAATGCCTGGAAAGCCTTGGATGCTGTTGGCATCGGTGACTCTCTTCGGCGTCAACATTACCTTACGCCAAG CATACTCGTTGCCTCTACATTTTTAGACCAGCCAGCATCAGAGATATCATATAAGGGTCATGAAATTCGGTGTCTTCAAAGGAGATTGTTGTTGGAAACTTTAGCAAAGGAACTCCCCAGTGATACCATCAGGTTCTCTTCTAAAGTGGTTTCCATTGAGGAATCTGGCTTCTTCAAACGACTGCATCTGTCTGATGGAACCATCCTCAAAACTAAG GTATTGATTGGATGTGATGGAGTGAACTCAgtggtggcaaaatggcttggtttcGGCAAGCCTGTATTCACAGGTCGATCAGCAATTAGGGGTTCCGCAAATTTCAAAGGTGGCCATGGCTTTGGACTAAAATTCAGGCAGTTCATTGGCAAGGGTCTTCGATCAGGCTTCCTCCCTTGTAATGATGAGAATGTTTATTGGTTTTTGACTTGGACTCCATCCACCAAAG ATGAAGAATTAGAAGACGACCCAGTTAAACTGAAGCAATTTGTAATGAGCAAGCTTCAAGATATACCCAATGAGATGAAATCTGTTGTAGGAAAAACTGAGCTAGATGCCATTGCATCATCCCCGTTAAGATACAGAAGACCTTGGGAGCTTCTATGGGGCAGTATAAGCAAAGGCAACGTTTGTGTAGCCGGTGATGCCCTTCATCCCATGACACCAGACCTTGGGCAAGGTGGATGTGCAGCTTTGGAAGATGGGGTTGTTCTAGCAAGGTGTATTGCTGAAGCGTTATTGAAACCAGGTGGGgaagaaaacaaaggaaaaatagTTGATGAAGAAGAGGAATACAAAAGGATTGAAATGGGGTTGAAAAACTACGCTCAAGAGAGAAGATGGAGAAGTATTGATCTAGTTAGCACAGCTTTTATGGTGGGTTATATACAACAAAACAGCGGCAAGATTATTAACTTCCTCAGAGATAAATTCCTTTCCAGATTCTTACCTGGGATGCTGTTAAGAAAGGCTAGTTTTGATTGCGGCACGCTCAAATATTGA